In a genomic window of Halobiforma lacisalsi AJ5:
- a CDS encoding signal peptidase I, whose translation MIRRGVSRGGQGLVAIVLVALLAGQLLGQPILLGFVETGSMEPTIETGDGFVAVPSELAGEPEVGDVVVFEAEEIEGGGLTTHRIVEATDRGYVTRGDANPFTDQDSGEPLVQDGQIVATALQVNGDVVTIPSLGTAVMGIGEALERVQRWLAVTFGLRAFLGTTGLAYMLLVVSLVLYAVETIRERRRPDSGSSPDRSRGRGEEVGVDPRLLAGAFALLIVVAATAAMVAPAGTHSYDVVSAEFDSDRPLVIERGTTAEIPYAIGNGGFVPVVTYLEPGGQGVDTERGPTVVGPRETAETTVSITAPDETGYYPTYVTEHRYLYVLPLPVLDALYALHPWLPFVAVVSLLGGGVYLLGHALLGPGDPRARRERTRRRRATDRRQHRRGTDTTYSRTPRENT comes from the coding sequence ATGATCCGACGGGGGGTGAGTCGTGGGGGCCAGGGACTCGTAGCCATCGTGCTCGTCGCGTTGCTGGCCGGCCAGTTGCTCGGCCAGCCGATCCTGCTCGGGTTCGTCGAGACCGGGAGCATGGAGCCGACGATCGAGACCGGCGACGGGTTCGTCGCGGTGCCCAGCGAACTGGCGGGCGAACCGGAGGTCGGCGACGTCGTCGTCTTCGAGGCCGAAGAGATCGAGGGGGGCGGACTGACGACTCACCGGATCGTCGAGGCGACCGACCGGGGGTACGTCACCCGCGGGGACGCGAACCCGTTTACCGACCAGGACAGCGGCGAGCCGCTCGTCCAGGACGGCCAGATCGTCGCCACCGCCCTCCAGGTGAACGGCGACGTGGTCACGATCCCGAGCCTCGGGACCGCCGTGATGGGGATCGGCGAGGCCCTCGAGCGCGTCCAGCGGTGGCTCGCGGTCACGTTCGGCCTCCGGGCGTTCCTCGGGACGACGGGGCTCGCGTACATGCTGCTGGTCGTGTCGCTCGTCCTCTATGCCGTCGAGACGATCCGGGAGCGACGCCGCCCCGATTCCGGCTCCTCACCGGACCGATCCCGCGGCCGTGGCGAGGAGGTGGGCGTCGATCCACGGCTGCTCGCGGGGGCGTTCGCCCTGCTGATCGTCGTCGCCGCCACGGCGGCGATGGTCGCGCCCGCCGGCACCCACTCCTACGACGTCGTCAGCGCGGAGTTCGACTCCGATCGGCCGCTGGTGATCGAACGCGGGACGACCGCCGAGATCCCGTACGCGATCGGAAACGGCGGGTTCGTCCCGGTCGTCACCTATCTCGAGCCCGGCGGGCAGGGGGTCGACACCGAGCGGGGGCCGACGGTCGTCGGGCCCAGGGAGACCGCCGAAACGACCGTTTCGATCACGGCACCCGACGAGACCGGCTACTACCCGACCTACGTCACCGAACACCGCTACCTGTACGTCCTCCCGCTGCCGGTGCTCGACGCACTGTACGCCCTCCACCCCTGGCTCCCGTTCGTCGCCGTCGTCTCTCTGCTCGGGGGCGGCGTCTACCTCCTCGGGCACGCCCTGCTGGGGCCCGGCGACCCGCGAGCCCGCCGGGAGCGGACGCGACGGCGACGGGCGACGGATCGGCGGCAGCATCGGCGAGGAACCGATACGACGTACTCGCGGACACCGCGGGAGAACACCTGA
- a CDS encoding DUF7344 domain-containing protein: protein MGVTQAGSTGETDASERDAADGVADDGLSSSSSTDSPAVADPSEETLTEDELFEILSNRRRRHVLHELMQEDGGIDIGTLSEEIAAYEDGLELHEVSSSDRKRVYTALHQSHLPKMDEAGVLEFNKDRGTVEPTPALEDVEIYMDVVRGREIPWSDYYIGLTALSGILLGVTALGPGPLAALTPYAWGVFVLVSFGVSAMAHRYYARRNRLGIADDPPDVALEYQGPDTEG from the coding sequence ATGGGGGTAACGCAAGCAGGCTCGACCGGGGAGACGGACGCATCGGAGCGGGACGCGGCCGATGGGGTGGCCGACGACGGACTCTCGTCTTCGTCTTCGACCGACTCTCCCGCCGTTGCAGACCCGTCCGAGGAAACGCTCACCGAGGACGAACTCTTCGAGATCCTCTCGAATCGGCGACGACGACACGTCCTCCACGAACTCATGCAGGAGGACGGCGGCATCGACATTGGAACGCTCTCGGAGGAGATCGCCGCCTACGAGGACGGCCTCGAGCTCCACGAGGTCTCGAGCAGCGATCGCAAGCGCGTGTATACGGCCCTCCACCAGTCCCATCTCCCGAAGATGGACGAGGCCGGCGTCCTCGAGTTCAACAAGGACCGGGGGACCGTCGAACCGACGCCGGCGCTCGAGGACGTCGAGATCTACATGGACGTCGTGCGCGGACGCGAGATCCCATGGAGCGACTACTACATCGGACTGACGGCGCTGTCCGGGATTCTGCTCGGGGTGACCGCGCTGGGGCCCGGCCCGCTCGCCGCACTGACGCCGTACGCCTGGGGGGTGTTCGTCCTCGTCTCGTTCGGCGTCTCGGCGATGGCCCACCGGTACTACGCCCGTCGGAACCGGCTCGGGATCGCGGACGATCCGCCGGACGTCGCGCTCGAGTATCAGGGCCCTGATACGGAGGGGTAA
- a CDS encoding LLM class oxidoreductase, whose protein sequence is MSTANGTATDCRNAGYRRLFERDGLTFGTGFPLTGTNRSTPDIEAELKLARLAESLGFAGLWARDVPTDWPKFGDAGQTFDPWPWLSHVAAGTEEIALGTASIVLTLRHPIHVAKSAATVDRLSDGRLVLGVASGDRDPEFPAFDVDREDRGDLFRDRFEAVRTLWREEYPELEGEWGRLEGDLDVVPKPTTDTIPMLPTGNARQSREWIAEHGDGWLFYYLPERTLEDYVEQWRADADDKPYAMAVRVELADDPETEAEPEPLHLGYRASLEWFRDYFDRLEAYGVDHVIVSLENEDSETAMRRFAEEIMDA, encoded by the coding sequence ATGTCGACCGCGAACGGGACCGCGACCGATTGCCGGAACGCAGGCTATCGACGCCTCTTCGAACGCGACGGGCTGACCTTCGGGACCGGGTTCCCCCTGACGGGAACGAACCGCTCGACGCCCGATATCGAGGCGGAACTGAAACTCGCGCGTCTCGCGGAATCGCTCGGGTTCGCCGGCCTCTGGGCCCGGGACGTCCCCACCGACTGGCCGAAGTTCGGCGACGCGGGCCAGACGTTCGACCCCTGGCCCTGGCTCTCCCACGTCGCGGCCGGGACCGAGGAGATCGCCCTCGGGACCGCGAGCATCGTCCTCACGCTGCGACACCCGATCCACGTCGCGAAATCGGCGGCCACCGTCGACCGGCTGTCGGACGGTCGGCTCGTGCTCGGCGTCGCCTCGGGCGACCGGGACCCCGAGTTCCCGGCTTTCGACGTCGACCGCGAGGACCGGGGCGACCTGTTCCGGGACCGGTTCGAGGCTGTGCGGACACTGTGGCGCGAGGAGTACCCCGAACTCGAGGGCGAATGGGGCCGCCTCGAGGGCGACCTCGACGTCGTCCCGAAGCCGACGACCGACACGATTCCGATGCTGCCCACGGGGAACGCCCGGCAGTCGCGGGAGTGGATCGCCGAACACGGGGACGGCTGGCTGTTCTACTACCTGCCCGAACGGACGCTCGAGGACTACGTAGAGCAGTGGCGCGCCGATGCCGATGACAAGCCCTACGCGATGGCGGTGCGCGTCGAACTGGCCGACGACCCCGAGACGGAGGCGGAGCCGGAGCCACTTCATTTGGGGTATCGGGCCAGCCTCGAGTGGTTCCGGGACTACTTCGACCGGCTCGAGGCGTACGGCGTGGATCACGTGATCGTCTCGCTCGAGAACGAGGATTCGGAGACGGCGATGAGGCGGTTCGCCGAGGAAATAATGGACGCGTGA
- a CDS encoding aconitate hydratase: protein MGQTLTEKVLDDHLVDGELETGEEIGIEIDQVLTQDTTGTMVWLQFEAMGLDEVQTEIAAQYCDHQTYQFDFKNTDDHRFLRSAAGKYGAYFSRPGNGICHNVHRENFAAPGKTLLGSDSHTPTPGGLGQLAIGAGGIDVTVAMGGAPYYIEMPEIVNVRLEGELPEWATAKDVILELLRRLSVKGGVGKILEYTGPGVESLTAPERMTITNMGTELGATSSIFPTDEQTKDYLERLDRGDEYTELQPDEDAEYDDEIVVDLSDLEPLIAQPSMPDNVVPVSEVAGQDVDQVIVGSCTNGGYEDILPAAKMLEGREVNPTTEMIVAPGSKQASEMLAREGWVAEMMAAGVNFSEATCGACIGIGHVPASDSVSLRTFNRNFEGRSGIEDDNVFLCSPEVAAAAAIKGEIVDPRDLADELGDLEAPGIELPDEYDGSKTDLITPDEAPDDELVKGPNIGDVPLRDELGSDIAGEALLKMEDNITTDHIIPATQDILMYRSNIEKLSEFTLSRVDDTFAERAKEADGGVLVAGENYGQGSSREHAAMCPMYLGIEAVLAQSFARIHRANLFNFGIVPLTIDEETYEDIDQGDEVEIVDDVYDAVTSGQEEFTVRVGDEEYTATLDASERERDILAAGGKLAWTKEQAEESGSGAAPADD from the coding sequence ATGGGACAAACTCTCACCGAAAAGGTTCTCGACGACCACCTCGTCGACGGCGAACTCGAGACCGGCGAGGAAATCGGTATCGAGATCGACCAGGTCCTCACTCAGGACACGACGGGTACGATGGTGTGGCTGCAGTTCGAGGCGATGGGACTGGACGAAGTCCAGACCGAAATCGCCGCCCAGTACTGTGACCACCAGACCTACCAGTTCGACTTCAAGAACACGGACGACCACCGCTTCCTGCGTTCTGCGGCCGGCAAATACGGTGCATACTTCTCTCGTCCGGGCAACGGCATCTGTCACAACGTCCACCGCGAAAACTTCGCGGCGCCCGGCAAGACGCTGCTCGGTTCGGACTCTCACACACCCACGCCCGGCGGCCTCGGCCAGCTCGCGATCGGTGCCGGCGGGATCGACGTCACCGTCGCCATGGGCGGCGCGCCCTACTACATCGAGATGCCCGAGATCGTCAACGTCCGACTCGAGGGCGAACTCCCCGAGTGGGCCACCGCGAAGGACGTCATCCTCGAGCTTCTCCGCCGGCTGTCCGTGAAGGGCGGCGTCGGCAAGATCCTCGAGTACACCGGCCCCGGCGTCGAGAGCCTCACCGCGCCCGAGCGCATGACCATCACCAACATGGGCACCGAGCTCGGCGCGACCTCCTCGATCTTCCCGACCGACGAGCAGACCAAAGACTACCTCGAGCGCCTCGACCGCGGCGACGAGTACACCGAACTCCAGCCCGACGAGGACGCCGAGTACGACGACGAGATCGTCGTCGACCTCTCCGACCTGGAGCCGCTGATCGCCCAGCCGTCGATGCCCGACAACGTCGTCCCCGTCAGCGAGGTCGCTGGCCAGGACGTCGACCAGGTCATCGTCGGTTCCTGTACCAACGGCGGCTACGAGGACATCCTCCCCGCCGCGAAGATGCTCGAGGGCCGCGAGGTCAACCCGACCACCGAGATGATCGTCGCGCCCGGCTCCAAGCAGGCCTCCGAGATGCTCGCCCGCGAGGGCTGGGTCGCGGAGATGATGGCCGCCGGCGTCAACTTCTCCGAGGCGACCTGCGGGGCGTGTATCGGCATCGGTCACGTCCCCGCCTCCGACTCCGTCTCGCTGCGGACCTTCAACCGCAACTTCGAGGGTCGCTCCGGCATCGAGGACGACAACGTCTTCCTCTGCTCGCCGGAGGTCGCCGCCGCTGCGGCGATCAAGGGCGAGATCGTCGACCCGCGCGACCTGGCCGACGAACTCGGCGACCTCGAGGCACCCGGCATCGAGCTCCCCGACGAGTACGACGGCTCGAAGACGGACCTCATCACGCCCGACGAGGCCCCCGACGACGAACTCGTCAAGGGCCCCAACATCGGCGACGTTCCGCTGCGTGACGAACTCGGCTCGGACATCGCGGGTGAAGCCCTCCTCAAGATGGAGGACAACATCACGACCGACCACATCATCCCTGCGACCCAGGACATCCTGATGTACCGGTCGAACATCGAGAAGCTCTCCGAGTTTACCCTCTCCCGCGTCGACGACACGTTCGCCGAACGCGCCAAGGAGGCCGACGGCGGCGTCCTCGTGGCCGGCGAGAACTACGGCCAGGGATCCTCCCGTGAACACGCCGCGATGTGTCCGATGTACCTCGGCATCGAGGCCGTCCTCGCCCAGAGCTTCGCCCGGATCCACCGCGCGAACCTCTTCAACTTCGGCATCGTCCCCCTGACGATCGACGAGGAGACCTACGAGGATATCGACCAGGGCGACGAGGTCGAGATCGTCGACGACGTCTACGACGCCGTCACCTCCGGGCAGGAGGAGTTCACGGTTCGTGTCGGCGACGAGGAGTACACCGCCACGCTCGACGCCTCCGAGCGCGAACGTGACATCCTCGCAGCCGGCGGCAAGCTCGCCTGGACGAAGGAACAGGCCGAGGAGAGCGGCAGCGGCGCTGCGCCCGCCGACGACTGA
- a CDS encoding deoxyuridine 5'-triphosphate nucleotidohydrolase, which translates to MFRSGTFVAEHVSPTTDEQVQPNGVDLTLDVVFEQLEPGRIGRDGKQIGDRVARSMEELEEKDPDTYYLPEGAYVARYGERIEIPDGHIGFVYPRSSLMRNSCMLNTAVWDAGYEGRGEGLLQVHHDVEIERGARIAQLVFAEADHDDVYDGSYQGENLSGGE; encoded by the coding sequence ATGTTCAGGTCCGGTACGTTCGTCGCCGAGCACGTCTCGCCGACGACCGACGAGCAGGTCCAGCCCAACGGCGTCGATCTCACCCTGGACGTCGTCTTCGAACAGCTCGAGCCGGGGCGGATCGGTCGCGACGGCAAGCAGATCGGCGACCGGGTCGCCCGTTCGATGGAGGAACTCGAGGAGAAGGATCCGGACACCTACTACCTCCCGGAGGGCGCCTACGTCGCCCGCTACGGCGAGCGGATCGAGATTCCGGACGGGCACATCGGCTTCGTCTACCCGCGCTCGTCGCTGATGCGCAACTCCTGTATGCTCAATACGGCCGTCTGGGACGCCGGCTACGAGGGTCGCGGCGAGGGCCTGTTGCAGGTCCACCACGACGTCGAGATCGAACGCGGCGCCCGGATCGCACAACTGGTGTTCGCCGAGGCCGACCACGACGACGTCTACGACGGGAGTTACCAGGGCGAGAACCTCTCGGGTGGCGAGTGA
- the gnd gene encoding phosphogluconate dehydrogenase (NAD(+)-dependent, decarboxylating): MQLGVIGLGRMGRIVVDRLLAADHDVVAFDIDDDAVDAAADAGAEPADSIPNLATRLDDGGNHKRIWLMVPAGDPVDAALEELEPHLEPEDVVVDGGNSYFEDSVRRAESCPAAYLDCGTSGGPAGAELGFSLMIGGPEDAYADLEPAFDAVATGPDGHERMGPSGSGHYVKMIHNGVEYALMQAYGEGFELLHEGRYDLDLESVASVWNNGAVIRSWLLELCEEAFREEGNDLGDVADRVEGGSTGTWTVQEGLEQEVPLPLIYTALGERFGSRAEDGRFSRRLASRLRYGFGRHDVPRR; this comes from the coding sequence ATGCAACTTGGCGTCATCGGACTCGGACGCATGGGCCGGATCGTCGTCGATCGACTCCTCGCGGCGGATCACGACGTCGTCGCCTTCGATATCGACGACGACGCGGTCGACGCGGCTGCGGACGCCGGTGCGGAGCCGGCCGACTCGATCCCGAATCTCGCGACGCGACTGGACGACGGCGGAAACCACAAGCGCATCTGGCTCATGGTCCCCGCCGGTGACCCCGTCGACGCCGCCCTCGAGGAACTCGAGCCCCACCTGGAGCCCGAGGACGTGGTCGTCGACGGCGGCAACTCCTACTTCGAGGACTCCGTTCGGCGTGCGGAGTCCTGTCCGGCGGCGTACCTCGACTGTGGGACCTCCGGCGGCCCCGCGGGCGCCGAACTGGGCTTCTCGCTGATGATCGGCGGTCCCGAGGACGCCTACGCGGACCTCGAGCCCGCTTTCGACGCCGTCGCCACCGGTCCCGATGGCCACGAGCGGATGGGGCCCTCGGGCTCGGGTCACTACGTGAAGATGATACACAACGGCGTCGAGTACGCGCTGATGCAGGCCTACGGCGAGGGCTTCGAGTTACTCCACGAGGGCCGGTACGACCTGGACCTCGAGTCGGTCGCCTCCGTCTGGAACAACGGCGCGGTGATCCGCTCGTGGCTGTTGGAACTCTGCGAGGAGGCGTTCCGCGAGGAGGGCAACGACCTCGGCGACGTCGCCGACCGGGTCGAGGGCGGTTCGACGGGTACCTGGACGGTCCAGGAGGGCTTGGAGCAAGAGGTACCGCTGCCGTTGATCTACACGGCCCTGGGCGAACGGTTCGGTTCCCGGGCGGAGGACGGGCGGTTCTCCCGTCGGCTCGCCAGCCGGCTCCGGTACGGGTTCGGTCGCCACGACGTCCCGCGGCGGTAA
- a CDS encoding HalOD1 output domain-containing protein: MNSPSPQSAATVAVDGDRRPSMAIVELVARETGTDVVELAPLYDAIDPDVLDSLLRSDGFSSLEFRYEGRTVVLEDASDEVRISLQNDATADASGDVVDTESSI, from the coding sequence ATGAACTCTCCCTCTCCCCAGTCCGCGGCGACGGTAGCGGTCGACGGCGACCGACGACCGAGTATGGCCATCGTCGAACTCGTCGCGCGGGAAACCGGTACCGACGTCGTCGAACTCGCGCCGCTCTACGACGCCATCGATCCCGACGTACTCGACTCGCTTCTTCGATCGGACGGCTTCTCCTCCCTCGAGTTCCGCTACGAGGGGCGAACAGTCGTTCTAGAGGACGCCAGTGACGAGGTTCGAATTTCGCTGCAAAACGACGCCACCGCGGACGCCAGCGGAGACGTCGTCGATACCGAGTCCTCGATTTAA